In Natronomonas halophila, one DNA window encodes the following:
- a CDS encoding flippase-like domain-containing protein, whose translation MTDREVSVVLPAYNEADTIESTVEVTIETLASFLPADAFEVLIAEDGCADRTPEIADRLAAEDDRIRHFHSDDRLGRGGALERAFEESDGDVLVYFDTDLATDMAHLEELVEAIRTDGYDVATGSRWMPGNVAERPFKRDIASRGYNSLVRLFLRSDVEDHQCGFKAFDRDALLSLADDVEDDHWFWDTEILVRAQRAGYDIKEFPVDWEPQEDTKVDLVRDVFGMGSQILRLWWQLGVRPKIDRRVTMAAGTLLIVLAVALMTVYLDPTEVLEEMRNADPALVAVATLVYLASWPFRGLRYRDILSELGYRESIGFLTGAVFISQTGNLVFPARAGDAIRAYIVKARRDIPYPTGFASLAIERVFDLLTITVMAGTTLLALAAAGVDVTALQSAGPGGDVEQSGRQAVLVAGGVGLAALLAVGVILATARSERNLVRSALGRISSDSYVDYVAGVVEQFAGDVQTIAEDRRAFAVVGATSLLIWGIDVVTAIIVFAAFGVDVPLWALVAVGFFAVSVGNLAKVLPLSPGGIGLYEGAFTLIVVALTPVVWPVALGAAIVDHAIKNLVTVAGGIASTLFFNVSLTTAVEGASEAERDTPPHD comes from the coding sequence ACGCTCGCCTCCTTTTTGCCGGCCGATGCCTTCGAGGTGCTCATCGCCGAGGACGGCTGTGCGGACCGGACGCCAGAAATCGCCGACCGGCTAGCCGCCGAGGACGACCGAATCCGGCATTTCCACAGCGACGACCGGCTGGGCCGCGGCGGCGCCCTCGAACGCGCCTTCGAGGAAAGCGACGGCGACGTCCTCGTCTACTTCGATACCGACCTCGCGACGGACATGGCCCACCTCGAAGAACTCGTCGAGGCGATTCGAACCGATGGCTACGACGTCGCCACTGGCTCGCGGTGGATGCCCGGCAACGTCGCCGAACGACCCTTTAAACGGGATATCGCTTCCCGTGGCTACAACTCGCTCGTGCGTCTTTTCCTGCGCTCGGACGTCGAGGACCACCAGTGCGGCTTCAAGGCCTTCGACCGCGACGCCCTGCTGTCGCTGGCCGACGACGTCGAGGACGACCACTGGTTCTGGGACACCGAGATACTCGTCCGCGCCCAGCGGGCCGGCTACGACATCAAGGAGTTCCCCGTCGACTGGGAGCCCCAAGAGGACACGAAGGTCGACCTCGTCCGTGACGTCTTCGGGATGGGCAGCCAGATTCTGCGCCTGTGGTGGCAACTCGGCGTCCGCCCGAAAATCGACCGCCGGGTGACGATGGCCGCCGGGACGCTACTCATCGTCCTCGCCGTCGCGCTGATGACCGTCTATCTCGACCCGACGGAGGTCCTCGAAGAGATGCGCAACGCTGACCCGGCCCTCGTCGCGGTCGCGACGCTGGTGTATCTCGCCTCCTGGCCCTTCCGTGGCCTCCGGTATCGCGACATCCTCTCGGAGTTGGGCTATCGGGAGAGTATCGGCTTCCTCACAGGGGCGGTCTTTATCAGTCAGACCGGCAACCTCGTCTTCCCCGCGCGGGCGGGCGACGCCATCCGCGCCTACATCGTCAAAGCCCGCCGGGACATCCCGTATCCGACCGGCTTTGCCTCGCTGGCCATCGAGCGCGTCTTCGACCTGCTGACGATTACGGTGATGGCGGGGACCACGCTGCTCGCGCTGGCGGCCGCTGGCGTCGACGTAACCGCGCTCCAGTCGGCCGGTCCCGGTGGCGATGTCGAGCAAAGCGGCCGACAGGCCGTCCTCGTCGCCGGGGGCGTCGGCCTCGCGGCCCTGCTTGCAGTGGGGGTCATCCTCGCGACGGCCCGCTCCGAGCGCAACCTCGTGCGGTCGGCGCTCGGCCGCATCAGCAGCGACTCCTACGTCGATTACGTCGCGGGCGTCGTCGAGCAGTTCGCAGGCGACGTCCAGACCATCGCCGAGGACCGCCGGGCCTTCGCCGTCGTCGGTGCGACCAGCCTCCTCATCTGGGGCATCGACGTCGTCACCGCCATCATCGTCTTCGCGGCCTTCGGCGTGGACGTCCCGCTGTGGGCGCTGGTCGCGGTCGGCTTCTTCGCCGTCAGCGTCGGTAACCTCGCCAAAGTGTTGCCGTTGTCTCCGGGGGGTATCGGCCTCTACGAGGGTGCCTTTACGCTCATCGTCGTCGCGCTGACGCCCGTCGTCTGGCCGGTCGCGCTCGGCGCGGCCATCGTCGACCACGCCATCAAGAACCTCGTGACCGTCGCCGGTGGCATCGCCTCGACGCTGTTCTTCAACGTCTCGCTGACGACGGCCGTCGAAGGTGCAAGCGAGGCAGAACGTGACACGCCACCCCACGATTAA
- a CDS encoding transcription initiation factor IIB: MSKHTRTRTTETETESERDEEEVGCPECGGKLSADTEHGETVCRDCGLVVEEDEIDRGPEWRAFDSAEKDEKSRVGAPTTNMMHDKGLSTNIDWRDQDAYGNSLSSNQRQKMQRLRKWNERFRTRDSKERNLKQALGEIDRMASALGLPDNVRETASVIYRRALDENLLPGRSIEGVSTASVYAAARQAGVPRSLDEVAGVSRVEKSEIARTYRYVVRELGLEVQPADPESYVPRFASDLELSDEAENRARKLLQNAKEQGVHSGKSPVGLAAAAVYAASLLTNEKTTQAAVSEVADISEVTIRNRYHELLEAEQDLAVA, translated from the coding sequence ATGAGCAAGCACACTCGAACACGAACGACCGAGACGGAAACGGAATCCGAACGAGACGAAGAGGAGGTCGGCTGTCCCGAATGCGGCGGGAAACTGAGCGCCGACACCGAACACGGGGAGACCGTCTGCCGCGATTGCGGTCTCGTCGTCGAGGAGGACGAAATCGACCGCGGACCCGAATGGCGCGCCTTCGACAGCGCCGAGAAGGACGAGAAATCGCGCGTCGGTGCCCCCACCACCAACATGATGCACGACAAGGGGCTCTCGACGAACATCGACTGGCGAGACCAGGACGCCTACGGCAACTCGCTTTCGTCCAACCAGCGCCAGAAGATGCAGCGCCTCCGCAAGTGGAACGAGCGCTTCCGGACGCGTGACTCCAAAGAGCGGAACCTCAAGCAGGCGCTGGGCGAAATCGACCGGATGGCCTCCGCCCTCGGCCTCCCGGACAACGTCCGAGAGACCGCTTCGGTCATCTACCGCCGCGCGCTCGACGAGAACCTCCTGCCGGGCCGCTCCATCGAGGGCGTCTCGACGGCGTCGGTCTACGCCGCCGCCCGGCAGGCCGGCGTTCCCCGAAGCCTCGACGAAGTCGCCGGCGTCTCCCGCGTCGAGAAGAGCGAAATCGCACGTACCTACCGCTACGTGGTCCGCGAACTGGGTCTCGAAGTCCAACCCGCCGACCCCGAAAGCTACGTACCCCGCTTCGCCAGCGACCTCGAACTCTCCGACGAGGCCGAAAACCGCGCCCGCAAACTCCTCCAGAACGCCAAAGAGCAGGGCGTCCACTCCGGCAAATCGCCCGTCGGCCTCGCGGCCGCTGCGGTCTACGCCGCATCCCTCCTGACCAACGAGAAAACCACGCAGGCCGCCGTCAGCGAAGTTGCCGACATCTCCGAGGTCACCATCCGGAACCGGTACCACGAACTGCTCGAAGCCGAGCAGGACCTCGCCGTAGCTTAG
- a CDS encoding translation initiation factor IF-6 — MLRAALSGSDYVGVFARATDDVLLARPDIEESLLSDFEDELEVPSVQTTIAGSGTVGALVAGNENGLLVTERVRDRERDRIADVIDLPVVELPGRINAAGNVVLANDEGAYVHPDLSRKAVQAVRDALDVPVERGMIADVRTVGTAAVVTNDGVLCHPKTTDEKLDFLEDLFGVYADIGTVNYGGPLVGSGLVANSYGYITGDATTGPELGRIEDALGYI; from the coding sequence GTGCTCCGGGCGGCGCTTTCCGGTTCCGACTACGTCGGCGTTTTCGCGCGGGCCACCGACGACGTGTTACTCGCTCGGCCCGACATCGAGGAGTCCCTACTCTCGGATTTCGAGGACGAACTCGAGGTTCCGAGCGTCCAGACCACCATCGCCGGGTCCGGAACCGTCGGCGCCCTCGTCGCGGGCAACGAAAACGGCCTGCTGGTCACCGAACGCGTTCGTGACCGCGAACGGGACCGCATCGCCGACGTAATCGACCTCCCGGTCGTCGAACTCCCCGGCCGCATCAACGCCGCCGGCAACGTCGTCCTCGCCAACGACGAGGGCGCGTACGTCCATCCCGACCTCTCCCGAAAGGCCGTCCAGGCCGTCAGGGACGCCCTCGACGTGCCCGTCGAGCGTGGGATGATAGCCGACGTGCGGACGGTCGGCACCGCCGCCGTCGTCACGAACGACGGCGTGCTCTGTCACCCGAAGACCACCGACGAGAAACTCGACTTCCTCGAGGACCTCTTCGGCGTCTACGCCGACATCGGGACCGTCAACTACGGCGGCCCGCTCGTCGGGTCCGGCCTCGTCGCCAACTCCTATGGCTACATCACCGGCGACGCCACGACCGGCCCAGAGTTGGGTCGCATCGAGGACGCCTTAGGTTACATCTGA
- a CDS encoding 50S ribosomal protein L31e: MSAEFDERVMTVPLRDVLAESKGQRADKAMNLVRSHLAQHFNVDEDAVRLDPSINEEVWSRGRSKPPKKLRVRAARFEEEGEAVVEAETA; encoded by the coding sequence ATGAGCGCTGAATTCGACGAGCGCGTCATGACGGTCCCGCTTCGCGACGTCCTCGCAGAGTCGAAGGGCCAGCGCGCAGACAAGGCCATGAACCTCGTTCGCTCGCACCTCGCACAGCACTTCAACGTCGACGAGGACGCCGTCCGACTGGACCCCTCCATCAACGAGGAAGTCTGGTCCCGCGGCCGTTCGAAGCCGCCGAAGAAACTCCGCGTCCGGGCCGCTCGCTTCGAAGAAGAGGGCGAAGCGGTCGTCGAAGCAGAGACCGCATAA
- a CDS encoding 50S ribosomal protein L39e produces the protein MGKKSKAQKKRLSKLENQNSRVPAWVIMKTDRDTLRNHKRRNWRRSDTDE, from the coding sequence ATGGGTAAGAAATCGAAGGCGCAGAAGAAGCGGCTGTCGAAGCTCGAAAACCAGAACAGCCGCGTGCCCGCGTGGGTCATCATGAAGACGGACCGCGACACGCTTCGCAACCACAAGCGCCGCAACTGGCGGCGGAGTGACACGGACGAATGA
- the thpR gene encoding RNA 2',3'-cyclic phosphodiesterase codes for MRLFVSVDIHDLASEVDRIQAPLRELPGINPTDPEQAHITMKFLGESDHDLDDLTGAIEAAVEGADTGAFEATFEGLGVFPSLDYISVIWLGVSEGTEPLTTLHENLEFETTALGYDEERHEFTPHVTLGRMDHAAAKEDVQRLVREEDPEAGTLHVDELRLKKSTLTEEGPEYETVERFPL; via the coding sequence ATGCGACTGTTCGTTAGCGTCGACATCCACGACCTCGCCTCGGAGGTCGACCGGATTCAGGCGCCGCTTCGGGAGTTGCCGGGCATCAACCCGACCGACCCCGAACAGGCCCACATCACGATGAAGTTCCTCGGCGAGAGCGACCACGACCTCGACGACCTCACCGGCGCCATCGAGGCCGCCGTGGAGGGCGCCGATACCGGCGCCTTCGAGGCGACGTTCGAGGGTCTGGGCGTCTTCCCCTCGCTGGATTACATCAGCGTCATCTGGCTCGGCGTCTCGGAGGGGACCGAACCGCTCACCACCCTCCACGAGAACCTCGAATTCGAGACGACCGCGCTCGGCTACGACGAGGAACGCCACGAGTTCACGCCGCACGTCACGCTGGGCCGGATGGACCACGCGGCCGCCAAGGAAGACGTCCAGCGACTCGTCCGGGAGGAAGACCCCGAGGCCGGCACCTTGCACGTCGACGAACTACGACTGAAAAAGAGCACGCTGACCGAGGAGGGGCCCGAATACGAGACCGTCGAGCGGTTCCCGCTCTGA
- a CDS encoding ribonucleotide-diphosphate reductase subunit beta gives MNIDSTRHLQLDRESRGTRYYRNAVERHWDPFDIDLDTDRERLISYLEGEDRAEAMLDSMRMGVARFGAGEQAVTEDLAPLATALDDLDDQMFITTQIYEEAKHTDHFDRYWREVIHPTEEALGFELSSPTDDKWFNDAYHELFERNEEATHRLLDDPTPEDFARAYCHYHLVIEGILAQTGYYGMQQSYAKDSHTDLPHLPGIYEGFTKIRQDEGRHVGFGMAKLKELVAEEGVDPHLLDETVNELLPFVNKIAANPEDQYVENVGPQPAELQQFATEKHVERMEQIKDAAQDVPDLESLTELEGVGD, from the coding sequence ATGAATATCGATAGCACACGACACCTGCAACTCGACCGGGAGAGTCGCGGGACGCGCTACTATCGCAACGCCGTCGAACGCCACTGGGACCCCTTCGACATCGACCTCGATACCGACCGCGAGCGGCTCATCTCGTACTTGGAGGGCGAGGACCGCGCCGAGGCCATGCTGGATTCGATGCGGATGGGCGTCGCCCGCTTCGGCGCCGGCGAGCAGGCGGTCACCGAGGACCTCGCGCCGCTGGCGACGGCGCTGGATGACCTCGACGACCAGATGTTCATCACGACCCAGATTTACGAGGAGGCCAAACACACCGACCACTTCGACCGCTACTGGCGGGAGGTCATCCATCCAACCGAGGAGGCGCTCGGCTTCGAACTCTCGTCGCCGACCGACGACAAGTGGTTCAACGACGCCTACCACGAACTCTTCGAGCGCAACGAGGAAGCGACCCACCGCCTGCTGGATGACCCGACGCCCGAGGACTTCGCGCGGGCGTACTGTCACTACCATCTCGTCATCGAGGGTATCCTCGCCCAGACGGGCTACTACGGGATGCAGCAGTCCTACGCGAAGGACAGCCACACCGACCTGCCGCATCTGCCCGGCATCTACGAGGGCTTTACCAAGATTCGACAGGACGAGGGCCGCCACGTCGGCTTCGGGATGGCGAAACTGAAGGAACTGGTCGCCGAGGAGGGCGTCGACCCCCATCTGCTGGACGAGACGGTCAACGAACTCCTGCCCTTCGTCAACAAAATCGCCGCCAACCCCGAGGACCAGTACGTCGAGAACGTCGGCCCGCAACCGGCCGAACTCCAGCAGTTCGCCACCGAGAAACACGTCGAGCGGATGGAACAGATCAAAGACGCCGCCCAGGACGTGCCCGACCTCGAATCGCTGACCGAACTCGAAGGCGTCGGCGACTGA